One window from the genome of Cryptomeria japonica chromosome 6, Sugi_1.0, whole genome shotgun sequence encodes:
- the LOC131077311 gene encoding uncharacterized protein LOC131077311 has protein sequence MGNPIWAFSFLLFWVLFYTGGLANNLQDLNTLVQNEAFKELYQKKTGILYNVSVPSFQYGVTAQVIRLRVGSLRRRGVNINEFTIPKGATVEGNPRSVVMVYKNFGHNYSYFPTMGYKFVAPVVGIQVYNASVTKEGEYPPELKLIVKGNPISINIPVYADSTLTPSCALFNSTGVLTSISKMDSPTKICITSQLGDFSLIIPTKATAPSPSLAPESPMVVRKREQGSNKWKFAAGAAGGGTVSMLVLFLVAVWGRKEADKAKISKMERQADNEETLQTSLIGNSRAPTAASTRTRPVLENEDST, from the coding sequence ATGGGCAATCCCATATGGGCATTCTCATTTCTGCTCTTTTGGGTGCTATTTTACACGGGAGGTTTAGCGAATAATCTGCAAGATCTAAACACTCTTGTGCAGAATGAGGCATTTAAGGAACTCTACCAGAAGAAAACAGGGATCCTATACAATGTCTCTGTGCCTTCATTCCAGTATGGTGTCACTGCTCAGGTTATTCGTCTCAGAGTGGGGAGTCTGAGGAGGAGGGGAGTCAATATCAATGAGTTCACAATACCGAAAGGTGCTACAGTTGAGGGGAACCCAAGAAGCGTCGTAATGGTTTACAAGAATTTTGGCCACAATTACTCCTATTTCCCCACTATGGGCTATAAATTTGTTGCTCCGGTAGTTGGTATTCAGGTTTACAATGCTTCAGTTACCAAGGAAGGAGAATATCCGCCAGAACTCAAGCTCATTGTCAAGGGTAATCCCATAAGCATTAACATCCCAGTGTATGCTGATAGTACCTTGACCCCTTCCTGTGCCTTGTTCAACTCCACGGGTGTACTGACCAGCATCAGTAAGATGGATTCCCCCACAAAAATATGTATCACCAGTCAACTTGGAGACTTTTCTCTTATCATTCCCACGAAAGCCACGGCTCCTTCCCCTAGTCTAGCTCCAGAAAGCCCAATGGTTGTAAGAAAAAGGGAGCAAGGATCAAATAAATGGAAATTTGCAGCTGGAGCAGCAGGAGGAGGGACTGTATCTATGCTAGTCCTGTTTCTGGTGGCCGTTTGGGGTAGAAAGGAAGCGGATAAGGCAaagatttccaaaatggaaaggCAGGCAGACAATGAGGAGACATTGCAAACTTCATTGATTGGGAATAGCAGGGCACCTACAGCAGCGAGTACCAGGACAAGGCCTGTTCTAGAGAACGAGGATTCTACATAG